TCTTCTCACCTCTAACTCCTGGCCTCCACCACCACATCACGTGTGGGGTCGATTTGCTTcataaagaaagagaaagcaTTTCAGGCCCTGATCATTTGGTTACGCACATGTCAGCGATGCATCACACAATGCACATACATTTCCTCATAGGAGCTAGAGGGGGCAACTTTCCAGGTAAATCCACCCGAACCCAGAAATATTGATGAATTGTCTGCCATAAGCAAACCACTGAAAGGGTGTCTCAGTGGCGGTGAAGCCTATCAGTTTCAGACTGTTTGCCACTGACTTGATTTTGCCTTGTTTGATGTGTGGTGTGTTTACCTCAGAGGTGCTGACCTGCCTCATTAATGCCTTCTGTGCCTTTGTCATGTAAACTCCTCCGGAGCGAGCGGTCGCAGCAGATAAGCCTCGCCTGATCTTGAGAGAAGAGCTTGTCTTAAAGCTGCTAAGAGGTTGGCCATTAACAGTGTTTCAGCTGTATTTAAAGTCGGTTTTCATCTGTCTTTGAACTAGAGTGGGACAAAGATTCCTTTCACTGATGTGTATATTGGATCTGACATTCTGTCTGACTTGGTGGAAAGTTGGGCAACAAGATGGATtccactgttttgttttgctttcagtCCTAATTTTTAAAGTTAACGGAGCTGAAGTCCTAATTAAAATCTGTTGCTGCATTTCAGTCTTGAGTAAAACTGGTCTGGTCTTATTCAAAATGCGCGTGTGTGGCTATACCTTCCCTGAAATAATGGGCACTTTCCCCCCAGATGTggtttaagttgtttttttgttaaacTTTAAAGCTGAAGACATGATAATATTCTCCCTATTGGGAGGACTGGTTTATTTGGAGAGGGCTCCACACAGAATCACCCAGACCGCGCAATCAGATCACTATAACCTGCGCGCTTTTCCCTCCACGGAACCAGTCTAAACCCTAATGGTGACGGGCCAGATCACAAATGGGTCGCCCGTAACCACCTTGATTCCGAGGATGCCCCTGCCCCTTCCCTGGAGATGAGCTGAGAATCTGATAATAGGCTGCCGCCCGTGCGTCACGGCCACAGGGAGAGCGCGCTGGTGGGAGCGGGAGTGCCTCTGCGATCAGTCCGCCTCCGCCCGGTTCAGCCTTTATTTCAGCCTCACTCCTCCAACCCAAACACATCATGTCGTGGCATCAGCTTTGCAGCCTCACATAGTTTAGATTTTTCTTGATTCCTGAATTGAATTAGATtcaaaagaagaagcaggagtGACAGCTGCGGGGTAAGTTTATGTTTTTTAcgcatttaatttttttaaaaattattttgccgggtttagattttttttaaatgtaagctTATGTTGGTCGGAATTTTGACCTTCTTCACACAAAACAATGGTATTTCGATTTTCTGTCATATATTTTGTTTGGGATTTAAAAttatttatgcatgtgtgtttgaacTGTCTGATCTGAGAAGCGTCACAGGTTTCTTCAAACGGAAAAATAATTGGATATTTTCCCTTTTCACGTTGGGTATCCCCGTTGGGACCTGGAAGAATCGGAATAGAATATATGCAAATTCACTTACTCCGAATAATGTAGGATTAAATCCCGTCCATTCGTCAAGAGCCAGGACAAAGTTGTTGAATGTTTCCCCAATATTGTACTTATATGCAGTCAAAAAGAATGATCGTTCTTGCATTCACAATTGTAAGAAGAATAATGTGATTTAAATTGTCCTgccaaatatttttttttaaatttctcaaCCAAAAAcgaatttggaaaaaaaaatgtcatttttactcagtgtttttctttaaaccAGAAGCCTAAATAATTCTGATACAACCAAACTTTGTGGACTTTTAATTTACACATTATCGTCTTCTGAAACAACAGTTTATTTCTTGTTTGTACTTTTCTGGGGACACTTTCCGTGTTTCGGTGAAACGAATTGTTTAACAAAAGAGAGGACAAGTATGTGCCATGATGGAAACACTGAAATTCAATAGTTAAAGTCACCTCGTTAACGACCGAAGATTCTCAACGTTCCACAAACATTAGCATCTGTTTTCCCTGTCCTGGCCAAAGTTTGGTGCTTTAAGGCCTGGCTCAACAACTGGAAATATTTTCCTAGAACCTAGAATCGTGCCTAAAGTTTAgatttgttctctctctctaaaaCGCACTCTGGTCGATTCCCACAGGGGAGATCGCGACGAGGAGAAAAGCAAATCTGGGAAACAGAGAAACTAACATGCTGGGCAGTGAAGGAGACAGCAACACCTTCCCCCCCACGAAGGCAACGGCGGATGAGAGGTGCAAGACTCCAGCCGTGGGTGCGGAAACCCCAGCTGCAGACAGCGGCTACGCAGAGCAGGAGATGGGCGCGGAGCGGTACTACATCCCCCCCACTGTGGCCAAACAGGGCCCAGAAACCCCGAACCCCTGCTCCTTCGTCCCCTACACCCTCAGTGGGACGGTGTACAGCGCGCCCGGCGCAGGCCGCTACTCCTCTTCTCTCCACCTGGGTTCCGTCTTGTCCCCCGCCGGCTTCTCGCCCTCCGCAACCGGCCGCACGCATTTCAGTTCCCCCTACCAGTTCGGCCAGAGCCCCGGGTGCATCTATCCGCCCTACAGCGGCTCCGGGTCCAGTCTCAGCAATCTAACCTTAACCTCCGGTCCCGGGGTGCGCGCACAGGTTTACCTCTGTAACCGACCACTGTGGCTCAAGTTCCACCGACACCAGACGGAGATGATCATCACCAAGCAGGGCCGGTGAGGAGGCAGCACCGGGACTAGCACACACAACAAATGTCACCTTTCCTGTGCCCTTCTTCACATTTGCTTTTGAATTTCCAGACGGATGTTCCCGTTCCTCAGCTTCAACATGGCCGGTCTCAACCTGGCGGCGCACTACAACGTGTTcgtggaggtggtgctggccGACCCGAACCACTGGAGGTTCCAGGGGGGCAAATGGGTCACCTGTGGGAAGGCGGACAACAGCGGCCAAGGTAGGCAAAAAGGTCAATACTTCATATTTCAACCCTTTTAAAAATACCCTCTGTGATTTCTAAAAATTAATAACAAAAGCAATCCTAGATATTAAAAAAACTCAGATACGTGTagtttattatttaaataatattGATGATGGAAGGGAAGTGGGGGTTTTAATGGATGTACTTGTCCGTTTCAGGAAACAAAGTCTACATCCACCCAGAGTCTCCCAACACCGGGGCCCACTGGATGAGACAGGAGATCTCCTTCAGCAAACTGAAACTCACCAACAACAAAGGGACCAACAGCAGCACTTCACAGGTGAGTGGGAACCAAGAACCCTTTCAAATGGCTGCGCGATATTGCGCTCTGGTGCTCCAGTacgtggttgttttttttaatgactcgcaaaaaaaaatcaattaaaaaaaacattttcccgaTTAAATTCTGCGCAGCAAGTAACCTACAATTATCACggaattttctattttttaaagttATCCCGCCAACACATCACTTTTTAAATCCCCTTTGTTTAGGAAATGACGAGAAAACAATTACGAAATCATTTTTCccgatgtttttgtttgtttttttgctttctcCGCGCAGATGATCGTGCTGCAGTCGCTGCACAAGTACCAGCCGCGGCTGCACATCGTGGAGGTGACGGAGGACGGAGCGGAGGAGGTCGGCAGCGACACCAAGACGCAGAGCTTCACCTTTCCAGAGACCCAGTTTATAGCCGTCACCGCCTACCAGAACACTGACGTAAGCTTCACACGACCCCCTTGAAGTCCGATTTAAAGCAAATCACAAGGATAGCGTCACTGCTGGGGTGTTATTTGACAGGTGACACGTGGTTCATGTGCGcgatgctctttttttttttagatcacgCAACTGAAAATTGACCACAATCCATTTGCAAAAGGATTCAGAGACAATTACGATTCGTGAGTATTTGTTGGTTTTGAaggcacccacacacacacgcacattctcATATTGCAACCTTTGCAGTGACATCTCCCCAACTACGTCCCAAGACCTTTAAAGTTGTAGGACCCCTCAAAAAGAATTTACTTTACAAACATGATCCCATTTTTTAGTAGAATGGGCattgtgtacacacacacacacacacacacacacacacacacacacacacacacacacacacacacacacacacacacgcacattctcATATTGCAACCTTTGCAGTGACATCTCCCCAACTACGTCCCAAGACCTTTAAAGTTGTAGGACCCCTCAAAAAGAATTTACTTTACAAACATGATCCCATTTTTTAGTAGAATGGGCattgtgtatacacacacacacacacactttctttgATTAGAAGCTTCTATCgtattttttccatttcagggTGTACACGACCTCAGAGCACGACCgcctcaccccctcccccacagactccCCCCGCGCTCACCAGATCGTCCCAAGCACCCGCTACACCATGCAGCCCCTCTTCCAGGACCAGTTTGTCAACAATCTCCCTCAGAACCACTTCTACAACGGCGAGCGGGCCGTTCCCCAGACCGGAAGCCTCCTCTCGCCTCAGACGGAAGAAGGCGCCTCGCAGAGGTGGTTTGTCACCTCCGTGCAGCAAGGAGGAAATGGCACCTGTCCCAGCAGCAAGCTCGATCTCACACCATACGAAGGAGACTACTCCGGTTCCCTGATACCGTACGGCATCAAATCCTTGTCCGTGCAGACATCTCACGCTCTCAACTACTACCCGGACTCCCCTTTCACAATGTCCGCAGGGTGGGGTTCCAGGGCAGGGTATCAGAGGAAGGTGGGTCTGCCCTGGTCTCCCCGGCCCAGTCCCACTGCTGGTTTCCCCGAGGACTCCCACAAAGTCAAAGGTCACATGGAAGAGGAGGTGAACGGCAGCGGAGGCCTGATCTCCTCTTGGGCAGAGTCACAGCCTCCAGCGGTGGACAAAGCAGATTCCTACCCAGCAGTGTGCAAACGGAGGCGTTTGTCTCTGAACGGTCCCAGCAGAGAGACCTCACCCACGGACATCAAATGTGAAGACTTGGCCTCCACTGTCACCAACAGCAGCTCCTACAGTAAAGAAAGCGTCTCCTCGAAAGGCATGGCAGCTTACTATTCCTTCTACACAAACCCTTGAACACCCTTGAATGCTTTTTCATGACAGCATTGTGGTGTTTGGCCatcggagaaaaaaaaaagattttgttcctctcaaatgtgtgttttggaataaatgttttgtttcatttttttgcaTTAAGAACATATGTCAAAGCCATTAAAAATAATACAAGCCGTCATcatgatatgatgatgatgatcatcatcatcatcaaggaTGACACGAAGCATCTATTTTGTCTGTTGTTAAGATCTGTTGTACATGTTGTATTTATGGACCTGTGAATTTGAAATGTAGAAAGTGCCAAAACATTTGTTTAACGGGATCCATTCCAACAGTGTTAACTGCAAACATTATCTGCTCTCACACTGAGGTTCTATGTTTACAAGATTATTTATTGAAATACTGAAATAAGAGGATTATAGGCTGTATATGAATGTACATTTGGTTGGAATATTTGACAATAAAAATCCATAttctattgtgtgtgtgtgtgtgtccattcgTTATTGGTGAGCCACGTGTTGTGTTCATCTCACAGTTACGTTTAGACTTCCCAATTATCGAAATGGAGACTTTCAAGCGCGTCTGTGGACAATGTCTCCATCTAGTGGTCGTTTGGTTTACCTGCAAGTCAATTCACAATATGCGATTGTACTGTAAAATTAGGTTAATAACGCTACACAAAAAAACTCTGGGATTATGCCCAGGATCAAAAGCAGAACACGCAACATTATACTCTGTTCCATTTCCGTATAAACTAACACGTTATCCTACTTGTGCCCAAAAGTCCCGTTTGTAATAAAGATTCCGTTATTATTTAGTGTCACATTAACGTTCACATTAATTCTGTGTGTAAATTAAGTGGAGAGGTAATAACTCTCGCAACCAAAGTACGTTATAtgactttgtttgtttgttaaaaatacatgtgttttttttttgccttctgtcacaaaaaaagaataacaATGACAGTAATAACAGTCAATTACAACATTCACAATACAATAGATAAAGAAGCAGAACAAAACGTGGGGGGGAAACATCCCTCCACCGGGGTCGGGGGATATGAGGAAACCTGGCAACCCGCCTTTCAACGGAGCGTTGACAGGAGCAACATCACTGCTGAGCGCGCACATAATTCACGGTTGTCTCCCGCAACAAGCAGCCGTACACTAAACATCCCAAGCGTCTCGTTGATGGACCCGAGCGGTCTATTCTCAGGACCGAAGCCAAACCAAAGCGAGATGTACCATCTGTGTAAGTCGTCATTTCTCGTACTTATCGCTGATTATGAGTTGCCCAACTGTGGGCTAAGTTGGCTAGCGGCGCTAGCCTGTTAGCTGAGCCACTAGCGTAAGCGTTGACGTTAGCCAACGCAGATGGCAGCGTCATGATGTTTTCGGGCTTTTTAACAACACAGGGCTACCGAGCAATGTTGTGCATCATGTTTTACACGATTTCACATAACAGACCGAGGGGGTTTTCGCTGGTGTCATGTAGCGTTGGGCTGAATAGCGGTGCCTGTATGAAGCAGAAAAGCATCATTGCGTTGCGTTGGAGCGGTGATTAACGCAAACAGACTGATGTCGGGGAGCTAGCGAGAAGGGTAAATAGCACCCAGCATGGCAGAAAGGCCCGTAATAAAGAGTTTGCTCCGAAGTGAATAGCTGCGCACATTAGCTGTCAGAACTATCACTTTTGCCCGTTAGACGATGCTGTTAGATCGCAGCCCCGTGTTTGTTGCCACTTGGATCAGCCCTGTTCACATTGGTTAAGCCAGTGGTTAATTAGTTATACATTTACATTGAGTTGCAATGGGTGATATATTCCGAGATAATGTGTCTCACTTTGTGTTTAATTAAACAGGATGTAACCTGTCCTGGACTGTGAGTTTCTCCTTAAACGACCCAGGTCTGACCCAGTGTGACCTGCTGGGTGCTGTAGATCCAGTAGAGATCTGTAGATCCAATAGAGATCAGTAGAGATCTGTAGCTCCAGTGGAGATCTGTAGATTCAGTAGAGATCTGTGGATTCAGTAGAGATCTGCAGCTCCAGTGGAGATCTGTAGATCCAGTAGAGATCTGTAGCTCCAGTGGAGATCTGTAGATCCAGTAGAGATCAGTAGAGATCTGTGGATTCAGTAGAGATCTGTAGCTCCAGTGGAGATCTGTGGATTCAGGAGGCTTCAACCTCCTGTAATTCCTCCTAAAGTTTTAGGGTTTCTAGTTCATTTCATCTCATGTATTGCCTCCTGAGCATCACTGTTACACTAAAATGGGAAAACCAACTTTGGGATAGGAAAATATATGTCACTCATTTGGATGATCTCTTTGTTTTACAAATTTACAGTTGTGCTGTCATGATATTCGTCTTTCCAAAGATCATTTGCTTTGGTTTGTCACGCCGCTCAATGCAACGCTATAATAGGAACACATTTCCCCAACGGTCCCGAGCATATGGTGGAGGTGAAACTCTGCCACCCAGCCAAGGACGTCTCCTGGCCTCGGTGAAACGGGGAGCGTTGGCTCGTAGAGGCGGAAGCTCCTGGCGGTGGCACAGGAAGTCTTatccctctctctgtgtgagCCGTGCTTAGTTatacaagcaaaaaaaaaaagactgggaggactgggaggtgGTTTACAGACCCACGAGCCTGTGACAGAGCAGCCTGAGCATCCTTGACGAGTGGTGATCTCGTAGTTTT
The DNA window shown above is from Takifugu flavidus isolate HTHZ2018 chromosome 10, ASM371156v2, whole genome shotgun sequence and carries:
- the eomesb gene encoding eomesodermin homolog b isoform X1, translating into MLGSEGDSNTFPPTKATADERCKTPAVGAETPAADSGYAEQEMGAERYYIPPTVAKQGPETPNPCSFVPYTLSGTVYSAPGAGRYSSSLHLGSVLSPAGFSPSATGRTHFSSPYQFGQSPGCIYPPYSGSGSSLSNLTLTSGPGVRAQVYLCNRPLWLKFHRHQTEMIITKQGRRMFPFLSFNMAGLNLAAHYNVFVEVVLADPNHWRFQGGKWVTCGKADNSGQGRQKGNKVYIHPESPNTGAHWMRQEISFSKLKLTNNKGTNSSTSQMIVLQSLHKYQPRLHIVEVTEDGAEEVGSDTKTQSFTFPETQFIAVTAYQNTDITQLKIDHNPFAKGFRDNYDSVYTTSEHDRLTPSPTDSPRAHQIVPSTRYTMQPLFQDQFVNNLPQNHFYNGERAVPQTGSLLSPQTEEGASQRWFVTSVQQGGNGTCPSSKLDLTPYEGDYSGSLIPYGIKSLSVQTSHALNYYPDSPFTMSAGWGSRAGYQRKVGLPWSPRPSPTAGFPEDSHKVKGHMEEEVNGSGGLISSWAESQPPAVDKADSYPAVCKRRRLSLNGPSRETSPTDIKCEDLASTVTNSSSYSKESVSSKGMAAYYSFYTNP
- the eomesb gene encoding eomesodermin homolog b isoform X2 — its product is MLGSEGDSNTFPPTKATADERCKTPAVGAETPAADSGYAEQEMGAERYYIPPTVAKQGPETPNPCSFVPYTLSGTVYSAPGAGRYSSSLHLGSVLSPAGFSPSATGRTHFSSPYQFGQSPGCIYPPYSGSGSSLSNLTLTSGPGVRAQVYLCNRPLWLKFHRHQTEMIITKQGRRMFPFLSFNMAGLNLAAHYNVFVEVVLADPNHWRFQGGKWVTCGKADNSGQGNKVYIHPESPNTGAHWMRQEISFSKLKLTNNKGTNSSTSQMIVLQSLHKYQPRLHIVEVTEDGAEEVGSDTKTQSFTFPETQFIAVTAYQNTDITQLKIDHNPFAKGFRDNYDSVYTTSEHDRLTPSPTDSPRAHQIVPSTRYTMQPLFQDQFVNNLPQNHFYNGERAVPQTGSLLSPQTEEGASQRWFVTSVQQGGNGTCPSSKLDLTPYEGDYSGSLIPYGIKSLSVQTSHALNYYPDSPFTMSAGWGSRAGYQRKVGLPWSPRPSPTAGFPEDSHKVKGHMEEEVNGSGGLISSWAESQPPAVDKADSYPAVCKRRRLSLNGPSRETSPTDIKCEDLASTVTNSSSYSKESVSSKGMAAYYSFYTNP